GAAGCAGGCGTAGTGCGGATGCGATCGGTTGGTTGCCAACTGGTGGGCCTCAAGGGGTTGGACAACGGCTTTTCCCTGGAGTTGACGGGCCAAATGCGAGCCATTAGCACCTCAGCGGGCGATCGCCTGAAGGGCGTGGTGGATTTAGGGGTGCGTGTAAAATTGCCCCCACCGCTCGATCGCCTGCCGGCCGCCACCATGCAGTCCACGGGTCAACTGCTGTTGACCCAAGTGCTGGCCAAGATGAAATATCGCTTGGTAGACCGGTTGAGCGCTGACTATCGCCGTTGGGCCACGGAGTCCACCTCCGCCTCGCTGCCCCTGCGCTCTATCCCAGGCTCCAATGCCGCCCGCCGCAAAACCCCATGACCTCCGATTCCAGCCCTGCAATCAATCCCATGACCCCTTTGCCCGAGTCAGCCCTCGATCGCCCCGCCACCGTGCGGATTGTGGGCGCGGGGCCCGGTGACCCCGACCTCATTTCCGTGCGAGGTCAAAAACTCCTGGCGGCGGCCGATACGGTCTTTTTTGCTGGCTCCCTTGTTCCGGAAGCGATGTTGAGCCATTGCCAGCCAGAGGTGGAAGTGATCGACACCCGATCGCTCGTCTTGGAAGATTGGTTGCCCACGTTGATCGATCGGGCCCGGGCCGGAAAACAGGTGGTGCGACTGCAAGACGGCGACCCCTCCCTCTATGGCGCACTCCATGAAGTGGTGGCCCAACTGTTGGAGCAAGAGATTCCCTTTGAAGTGGTTCCCGGAATCAGCGCCTTCCAAGCGGCCGCCGCCCGTTTGGCCGTGGAGCTGACCGTGCCCAACCTGGTGCAAAGCATCATCCTCACCCGGGCCCGAGGCGAAACCCAAGTGCCCGACGCGGAAGATCTAGCCAGCCTGGCCGCCCACAAAGCCAGCCTTTGTCTGTACCTGAGTGCCCACCATGCCCAGCGGGCCCAAGACCAGCTCGCGGCCCATTACCCACCAGAGATGACCATCGCGGTTTGCTACCGGATCGGGTGGGAGGATGAGCGAGTGGTGCTTTGCCGGTTGGATGAGTTGGCCAGCATCACCCACCAGGAAAAACTAACTCGCACCGTTCTTTATGTGATTAGTCCGGCCCTGGATGCCATGACCACGGCCACCACCGCCCGATCGCGCCTTTACAGCGGCGATCACCGCCACATTTTCCGTCCCAAAGCCAGCCAAGCCTAGACTTGAGGGGATCAACTACTCATCACGGGAATGGGTATAGCCCAGCAGTAATAAATTTTTGGGTAGTGCCAGAATTCAGTAATGATGAGCGACTGTAAGCCTCGCGGTGTAAGCGATCTGTTACCGAAAGCCATCACCACACAGGCACTACTCGCTTCTG
The Limnothrix sp. FACHB-406 DNA segment above includes these coding regions:
- the cobM gene encoding precorrin-4 C(11)-methyltransferase — encoded protein: MTPLPESALDRPATVRIVGAGPGDPDLISVRGQKLLAAADTVFFAGSLVPEAMLSHCQPEVEVIDTRSLVLEDWLPTLIDRARAGKQVVRLQDGDPSLYGALHEVVAQLLEQEIPFEVVPGISAFQAAAARLAVELTVPNLVQSIILTRARGETQVPDAEDLASLAAHKASLCLYLSAHHAQRAQDQLAAHYPPEMTIAVCYRIGWEDERVVLCRLDELASITHQEKLTRTVLYVISPALDAMTTATTARSRLYSGDHRHIFRPKASQA
- a CDS encoding DUF1997 domain-containing protein; this encodes MAAGFSASQTIDMPVPPMRRPVAEYLRQPHRVALAAAQPGHLVALGGDRYRLSVPTLTFAHLQFQPMVDLRVWTDEAGVVRMRSVGCQLVGLKGLDNGFSLELTGQMRAISTSAGDRLKGVVDLGVRVKLPPPLDRLPAATMQSTGQLLLTQVLAKMKYRLVDRLSADYRRWATESTSASLPLRSIPGSNAARRKTP